GTGGACCCGTCGGAGTCGTTCGATCTGGTGATCTCCGACGTGAAGATGCCCGAGGTCTCCGGAATCGAGCTGCACGCGGCCTTGCAGAGCGTCCGGCCCGACTTGCTCGACCGGCTGGTCTTCTGCACCGGCGAGGCCGAATCTCCGGCTGTGGCGTCGTTCGTGGCGGAAACCGGATGCAAGGTTCTGCTCAAACCGTTCGACCTGAAGACGCTGGCCGCGGTCTCCGACGACGTCGCCGCACAGTGCGGCCAAACCCCCGCGTTC
The DNA window shown above is from Gemmatimonadaceae bacterium and carries:
- a CDS encoding response regulator, which gives rise to VDPSESFDLVISDVKMPEVSGIELHAALQSVRPDLLDRLVFCTGEAESPAVASFVAETGCKVLLKPFDLKTLAAVSDDVAAQCGQTPAFAAG